In one window of Candidatus Acidiferrales bacterium DNA:
- a CDS encoding ROK family protein has product MQTGDHRLLKSINVRLVLNLVRLNKVISSSDLARITGMQPSTIFNILRELTANSHVLNLGKGDSTDRGGKRPYLWSLNKEAAYAIGIDIEIGQLTTVVLDFSSEIVHKKVKKIETSETLTELVRQIVEAVDEIIVESHIDSHKILGVGVAVAGIVDSDAGVVVMTDVLPEVNVPMLEAMKEVFKFPVFVENNANASVVGEKWIGVARDSKNCLNVLVEFDKGVSGLGIGLLLNEELYRGSSYSAGEINIAMPDLHEVLLNVRPHLAEGQVLKKYDASPQELEISTMIDAAKRDDEVAISFFQRLGYQIGKNISRVVAAFNPDMLILSGDVAEVGDLMIAPVKSVIDMDLLSVSSEALKTVTSSQGHYSVAIGAASLVLSDYFKVPNVRLVNGREDLDEVGS; this is encoded by the coding sequence ATGCAGACTGGTGATCATAGGCTGCTCAAAAGCATAAACGTGCGTCTCGTTCTTAATCTGGTAAGATTGAATAAGGTTATATCGAGTTCAGACCTCGCCCGCATTACAGGCATGCAGCCTTCCACGATATTCAATATCTTGAGAGAGCTAACGGCAAATTCCCACGTGCTGAATCTAGGAAAAGGAGATTCGACAGACAGGGGAGGGAAAAGGCCCTACCTATGGAGCTTAAATAAAGAAGCGGCCTATGCAATCGGTATCGATATCGAAATCGGGCAGCTTACCACAGTCGTACTTGACTTTAGCTCGGAAATTGTTCACAAGAAGGTCAAGAAAATCGAAACTTCGGAGACCCTCACTGAGCTGGTGCGTCAGATAGTCGAAGCAGTCGATGAGATCATTGTGGAGTCGCACATCGATTCGCACAAAATTCTTGGAGTGGGCGTTGCAGTTGCCGGCATAGTGGACAGCGATGCCGGTGTAGTTGTTATGACCGACGTGCTGCCGGAAGTAAATGTCCCCATGCTTGAGGCTATGAAGGAAGTCTTCAAATTCCCTGTGTTCGTCGAAAACAACGCGAATGCTTCGGTAGTAGGTGAAAAGTGGATTGGTGTTGCGAGAGATAGCAAGAATTGCCTGAATGTATTAGTAGAATTTGATAAAGGTGTCAGCGGTCTCGGCATTGGACTTTTACTGAATGAGGAATTGTATCGTGGCTCATCATACTCTGCGGGCGAGATAAATATTGCGATGCCGGATTTGCATGAGGTTCTCCTGAACGTGAGGCCCCATCTTGCTGAGGGACAGGTGTTGAAGAAGTATGACGCTTCTCCGCAGGAACTTGAAATAAGTACGATGATCGATGCTGCAAAACGAGACGATGAAGTTGCGATTTCTTTTTTTCAAAGGCTTGGCTACCAGATAGGAAAGAACATTAGCCGGGTAGTGGCCGCATTCAACCCCGATATGCTTATCCTATCGGGTGACGTAGCTGAAGTGGGGGATCTGATGATTGCTCCAGTGAAAAGCGTCATAGATATGGATTTACTCTCAGTATCGAGCGAAGCATTAAAGACAGTCACGAGTTCGCAGGGGCATTACTCGGTTGCTATTGGAGCCGCGTCTTTAGTCTTAAGCGATTACTTTAAGGTTCCCAATGTCCGTCTGGTAAACGGCCGGGAAGACCTGGATGAAGTAGGCTCTTAG
- a CDS encoding TonB-dependent receptor encodes MTMIQHLRLFLTVLLNVVLVSSAICQTAGKITGKVQDAASGDPLPGANVLLLGTSMGASTDLNGNYQIRNIPAGSYSVRVTYIGYDPLNITVQMEGGLDLAQNFKLQAVALKGQEVVVTAQASGQNAAINQQLSSMQITNVVSAARIQELPDANAAESVARLPGVSVLRTGGEADQVVIRGLAPKYNQITINGVQMAGSDPNDRSVDLSMISSSSLNGEEVTKTITPDVDANVLGGVVNFDLREASTDNQGIPKFGLTLQGGYNGLSDVYNRLNNYVYVGSADDRFLDGRLGVFAQASYERRNLSDNELGAAYGKGGTDPNPYLDTDIFMTQSVTIDDVTRDRRRGNGVLTVDYDLPEGKIILSNFVSSGVTVTDNRQQFYNVEVGPVQDFNAIRTNSTLNTVTNLLTVEHQAGLFHVKATLSHAYSETRDPGDWQVNFINGTDGTPSSLLLGTNVDPKDIVKSANNALGGDTTRLYTVQTQYTFTRERNYTAALDLDTHVRFSDDITSVFKVGGKFQYQARSYNTDYIDGESFTYASGAGIVDSLKSSFPSLQTTSDGNSIRMAGPVLDPNYNYGTFLGGDYQMVHSLNFNFLQSMVNYLNGHLKQIGQNINYNYDIGNSEQSDYSGQEEISAAYAMATVNLGPTLSVIPGVRWQQLRTDYVALQGARGPNPYSQYTSRPDTVIAYHPYWLPDALLRYRPFDWLDVRLAYTNTVSYPDYAALAPIIVVNQTANTIQWNGFNLNPQRSTNYDVELSLYNNTIGLFTAGGFLKQITDLIYQYQFKPNTVAMLAQYYPAWLPRPTAIGPTVSEYVNNPYRVNDYGMELEWQTHFWYLPGPLTGLVLNVNFTHIFSKASYPASYTTNIRTGAFVDTSYYAPLLYQPDDILNLTIGYDFMGFSIRVSSIYSSKIFTQPELEPVLRAYTSAYSRWDIAAKQDLPFPGLQMYCSLDNVNGANDVSEISSPIAVPQSEQSYGYRAELGLRYKF; translated from the coding sequence ATGACAATGATACAGCATCTAAGGTTGTTTCTCACTGTTCTCTTGAACGTTGTCTTAGTCTCATCTGCGATTTGTCAGACGGCAGGCAAGATTACTGGCAAAGTTCAAGACGCCGCCTCTGGTGATCCGCTGCCAGGTGCTAATGTCCTCCTTTTAGGAACGAGCATGGGGGCGTCAACAGATCTGAACGGAAATTATCAGATACGTAATATTCCAGCGGGATCTTACTCCGTACGTGTGACATATATAGGCTACGACCCATTGAATATTACCGTACAGATGGAGGGTGGATTGGACCTAGCTCAAAACTTCAAGCTGCAGGCAGTGGCGCTTAAAGGCCAAGAGGTCGTAGTCACGGCTCAGGCGAGCGGACAAAACGCAGCAATCAATCAGCAACTGTCCTCAATGCAGATTACGAACGTGGTTTCTGCTGCTCGGATTCAGGAACTCCCGGACGCCAACGCCGCCGAGTCAGTCGCAAGGCTCCCGGGTGTATCTGTCCTTAGAACAGGCGGAGAAGCGGATCAGGTGGTCATACGCGGGCTCGCGCCGAAGTATAATCAGATTACAATTAATGGTGTCCAGATGGCTGGCTCAGACCCTAATGATAGAAGCGTGGATTTGAGCATGATATCTTCCTCGTCTCTTAACGGGGAAGAGGTAACCAAAACAATTACGCCCGATGTGGACGCAAATGTCCTTGGAGGTGTCGTGAACTTTGACCTGCGGGAGGCTAGCACCGATAATCAAGGAATTCCAAAGTTTGGGCTCACCCTGCAGGGAGGTTATAATGGATTATCAGACGTGTATAACAGGCTGAACAATTACGTGTATGTTGGATCTGCGGACGACAGATTTCTTGACGGCCGGCTGGGTGTCTTCGCACAAGCATCGTATGAGAGAAGGAACCTCTCCGACAACGAATTGGGAGCAGCATATGGCAAGGGCGGCACAGACCCCAATCCTTATCTGGATACCGATATCTTTATGACACAGAGTGTGACCATCGATGATGTTACTAGAGACAGGCGTCGGGGAAACGGCGTCCTGACTGTCGACTACGATCTCCCTGAAGGGAAGATAATTCTCTCCAACTTCGTCAGCAGTGGCGTCACAGTTACGGATAATCGTCAACAATTTTATAATGTGGAAGTCGGGCCCGTCCAGGATTTCAATGCTATTAGAACGAATAGTACTTTGAATACAGTCACCAATCTTCTCACCGTCGAACATCAGGCAGGGCTTTTCCACGTGAAGGCTACTCTCTCTCACGCTTATTCAGAAACGCGAGATCCTGGTGATTGGCAGGTCAACTTCATTAATGGTACTGATGGCACGCCCAGTTCACTTCTGCTTGGAACTAACGTCGATCCAAAAGACATAGTAAAATCTGCCAACAACGCTCTTGGAGGCGATACCACTAGATTGTACACCGTCCAAACTCAATACACTTTTACACGGGAGCGGAACTACACGGCCGCTCTAGATCTAGACACGCATGTGAGGTTCTCTGACGATATCACGTCGGTTTTTAAGGTCGGCGGCAAGTTCCAGTATCAGGCGCGCTCTTACAACACTGATTACATCGACGGGGAGTCATTCACTTACGCGAGCGGAGCGGGTATAGTGGATTCCCTGAAATCATCGTTCCCCTCACTGCAAACAACTTCCGACGGCAACTCCATTCGGATGGCGGGGCCTGTCTTAGATCCAAATTACAATTACGGGACGTTCCTTGGCGGCGATTACCAGATGGTTCACTCCCTCAACTTCAACTTCCTGCAATCTATGGTTAATTACTTGAACGGCCATCTGAAACAAATCGGCCAAAACATCAATTACAACTATGATATCGGTAATTCTGAACAAAGTGATTATTCAGGACAGGAGGAGATAAGTGCAGCCTACGCAATGGCAACCGTGAACCTAGGGCCAACCCTTTCTGTCATACCAGGCGTTCGATGGCAGCAACTCAGAACAGATTACGTGGCGCTACAGGGAGCAAGAGGCCCGAATCCCTATAGCCAGTACACCAGCAGGCCGGACACTGTTATCGCTTACCACCCTTATTGGCTCCCCGATGCGCTTCTTCGATATAGGCCGTTCGATTGGCTGGATGTGCGCCTTGCTTACACAAACACCGTGTCATACCCGGACTATGCAGCCCTTGCTCCCATCATAGTTGTTAACCAGACGGCAAACACTATCCAATGGAACGGATTTAATCTTAATCCCCAGCGATCCACGAATTACGATGTCGAACTTTCCTTGTATAATAATACAATCGGACTATTTACTGCGGGAGGATTCCTGAAGCAGATAACAGACTTGATCTATCAGTACCAATTTAAACCTAATACAGTGGCCATGCTGGCCCAGTATTACCCCGCGTGGCTTCCCCGTCCGACAGCAATAGGTCCCACCGTTTCGGAGTACGTGAACAACCCATACAGGGTCAACGATTACGGGATGGAGCTTGAGTGGCAAACGCATTTCTGGTATTTGCCCGGCCCCCTTACGGGACTTGTGTTGAATGTAAATTTCACTCACATCTTCTCAAAAGCCTCATATCCGGCATCCTATACCACAAACATCCGGACCGGAGCTTTTGTGGATACGTCATACTATGCACCTCTTCTCTATCAGCCCGATGATATTCTCAACCTGACGATTGGGTACGACTTCATGGGATTCTCCATCCGTGTATCTTCTATCTATTCATCCAAAATTTTTACTCAACCTGAACTTGAACCGGTCCTGAGGGCGTACACTTCTGCGTACAGCCGGTGGGATATCGCAGCGAAGCAGGATTTGCCTTTTCCGGGACTGCAAATGTATTGCAGTCTAGATAATGTCAATGGTGCGAACGATGTCAGTGAGATTTCTTCCCCGATAGCTGTGCCACAAAGTGAACAAAGCTACGGCTACAGGGCGGAACTGGGACTTCGCTACAAATTTTAA
- a CDS encoding T9SS type A sorting domain-containing protein produces the protein MKRFTYLALFLVLGVLFTLRGQSFAQGNDTLVIYATPITISLDSVINHDQAQATHHHVYVLASADTPYAFVSGVVVNDNVTIVGKLGTNGRPPCVEPDPSTSLPTAHDHLFTFTKNGSVVILKNLYLLGIATDGSINEGDGFGVTVNGDSIHLIVNNVVFEQWSQFAINYSGNWDKLTITNTEFRNLVNPGSDYTGEAIRFRNDLNRDPQDSVVIKDCTFLGINGYVACVGVTGYIRLIDFEHNTVVGVYKNPFFSMNATNWINQHNIYYAAYAGGMANGEYPWWDRIWAPGAGAVIDLDTLNKPIAGAFGIDTSASNWVSVAEAARNIQISDNIYFMPASITSYVTAWDDTAHGLDSIYTCGWINAYTEAMFANHSNFHANGNLVGTDPGYGAGIIAMIGATGTTVPSGDGIGLLPWLMESRTSGDVATQFWGYQQAIPDFSSGNWEPTWPLPEATSNDLKYSASLTATDGQYYGDTRWFGVPLGVKPLPQSVPAEFQLSNNYPNPFNPSTNISFTVDNNGPASLKIYNLLGQLVMTVYEGNAQVHQAYSFNVNMDRFASGVYFYTLQQASNSITKKLLLLK, from the coding sequence ATGAAACGATTTACCTACTTAGCACTCTTCTTGGTGCTGGGAGTTCTATTTACCTTGCGGGGTCAGTCCTTCGCGCAGGGTAATGATACGCTCGTCATTTATGCGACGCCGATAACAATCTCACTTGACAGTGTCATCAACCATGATCAAGCTCAGGCCACCCATCATCACGTGTATGTTCTGGCCTCAGCGGACACTCCGTACGCATTTGTAAGCGGCGTAGTTGTGAATGATAACGTCACAATTGTCGGCAAGTTGGGAACAAACGGAAGGCCTCCATGTGTTGAACCTGATCCGTCGACGTCCCTCCCCACTGCGCACGACCATCTGTTTACCTTCACCAAGAACGGATCGGTAGTGATCCTCAAGAACCTTTACCTTCTCGGCATCGCCACCGACGGCTCGATCAATGAGGGCGACGGTTTTGGAGTTACTGTGAATGGAGATAGCATACACCTTATCGTGAACAACGTTGTGTTTGAACAGTGGAGCCAGTTTGCAATCAACTACTCCGGAAACTGGGATAAGCTCACCATCACCAATACTGAATTCAGAAATCTGGTCAATCCCGGGAGCGATTACACCGGCGAGGCGATCAGGTTTAGAAATGACCTCAACCGCGACCCGCAAGACTCTGTCGTCATTAAAGACTGCACCTTCTTGGGGATCAACGGATATGTGGCTTGCGTCGGAGTCACCGGGTACATCCGCCTTATCGACTTCGAACATAACACTGTCGTCGGTGTTTATAAGAACCCGTTCTTTTCGATGAACGCCACAAACTGGATCAACCAGCACAATATATACTATGCTGCTTATGCTGGTGGCATGGCAAATGGCGAATATCCCTGGTGGGATCGCATTTGGGCACCTGGCGCAGGCGCGGTCATAGATCTCGATACACTGAACAAACCGATAGCGGGCGCATTTGGAATAGACACCTCGGCCTCAAATTGGGTCTCAGTTGCCGAGGCGGCCAGAAACATCCAGATTAGTGACAATATCTACTTCATGCCGGCATCTATTACCAGCTACGTTACGGCGTGGGATGACACTGCTCATGGATTGGACAGCATCTACACCTGCGGATGGATTAATGCCTACACAGAAGCGATGTTTGCCAACCACTCTAATTTCCATGCAAATGGGAACCTCGTCGGAACCGACCCGGGTTATGGCGCGGGAATCATCGCGATGATAGGCGCGACCGGAACGACGGTTCCATCAGGTGATGGCATCGGATTACTGCCGTGGCTGATGGAGTCGAGAACTAGCGGCGATGTGGCAACCCAATTCTGGGGATACCAGCAGGCGATACCGGACTTCTCTAGCGGAAATTGGGAACCGACATGGCCCTTGCCCGAGGCAACCTCGAATGATCTGAAGTACTCCGCCTCGCTTACGGCAACCGACGGGCAGTACTATGGTGATACGAGATGGTTTGGTGTACCGCTTGGAGTTAAGCCGCTGCCACAATCTGTCCCTGCCGAGTTCCAATTGAGCAATAACTATCCGAACCCGTTCAACCCATCTACGAACATCAGCTTCACAGTTGACAATAATGGGCCGGCCAGTCTGAAGATTTACAATCTGCTTGGTCAGCTGGTGATGACGGTGTACGAGGGGAATGCTCAAGTGCATCAAGCATACAGTTTCAATGTAAACATGGATCGCTTTGCGAGCGGAGTGTATTTCTACACGCTACAGCAGGCAAGCAATTCAATCACTAAGAAGTTGCTTCTCCTTAAGTGA
- a CDS encoding glycosyl hydrolase family 18 protein translates to MRQFLQKIITCSSVYAAITVCIFGSATYASVKVVGYYTSWNASTLPFDKIEYSNLTHIIIAFGTPNADGSISLDTGIPFPQLVSAAHSAGTKVLISLGGAGSGTSFSSATKDSALRASLIKNVVSFLQENNYDGVDIDWETPSDSAETAQLTSLIKEMRAEFTQVDSSWLITMAIPAGSYGGQYIDIRGLVGLVDWFNVMCYDFVGSWSTYAGHNSPLYQAQNDPNQAGSDSTAVVYWVSRGSRQISIPRNKLILGIPFYSVQFNAADLYQKLTNTTTSNPYYADVMNDLISGWTYHWDNICQVPYLTNIGSGQFITFEDTNSVKLKVEYALRQQLGGIMIWELSQDLYNGSQSLLETIGGTVRELTSISPRSTVASDYRLYENYPNPFNPTTSIIYQLSSSSSVTLKVYDVLGREVKILVNEVEEPGRYRVEFDASNLSGGTYFYRLMAGDFSQTKKMLLLK, encoded by the coding sequence ATGAGACAATTTTTGCAGAAAATCATCACTTGCTCATCAGTTTACGCCGCCATAACCGTTTGCATTTTTGGAAGTGCAACGTACGCCAGCGTAAAGGTTGTCGGATATTACACATCATGGAACGCTTCTACTCTACCATTTGACAAAATTGAATATTCAAATCTTACACACATTATAATTGCTTTTGGAACTCCCAATGCGGATGGTTCCATCAGCTTAGACACCGGGATACCATTTCCGCAATTAGTTAGCGCTGCTCATTCAGCCGGCACAAAAGTTCTTATCTCTCTCGGGGGCGCGGGCAGCGGGACGAGTTTTTCTTCAGCCACCAAGGATTCGGCCTTGCGGGCATCTCTTATCAAGAATGTCGTGAGTTTTCTGCAAGAAAATAATTATGACGGTGTAGACATCGATTGGGAAACTCCATCGGATTCAGCCGAAACCGCGCAACTAACTTCACTTATCAAGGAAATGCGGGCTGAGTTTACCCAGGTAGATTCTTCCTGGTTGATCACAATGGCAATCCCCGCCGGAAGTTACGGCGGCCAGTATATCGACATCAGAGGCCTTGTTGGTCTAGTCGATTGGTTCAACGTAATGTGCTATGACTTTGTAGGATCATGGTCGACATACGCCGGACATAACTCGCCCCTTTACCAAGCGCAAAATGATCCAAACCAGGCTGGCTCTGATTCAACCGCTGTGGTGTACTGGGTTTCAAGAGGATCGAGACAAATAAGTATACCGAGAAATAAATTGATACTAGGAATTCCTTTCTACTCTGTTCAGTTCAATGCCGCTGATTTGTATCAAAAGTTGACGAACACGACGACTTCAAATCCGTACTACGCGGATGTAATGAATGATCTCATCTCAGGATGGACTTACCATTGGGATAACATTTGCCAGGTACCCTATTTGACTAATATCGGTTCTGGTCAGTTTATTACCTTCGAAGATACGAATTCAGTTAAGCTGAAAGTTGAATATGCGCTGAGGCAGCAACTGGGTGGAATAATGATTTGGGAGCTTAGTCAAGATTTATATAATGGCAGCCAGTCTTTGCTTGAGACGATCGGCGGCACCGTAAGAGAGCTCACTTCGATTTCGCCAAGATCAACAGTCGCTTCCGATTACAGATTGTATGAAAACTATCCGAATCCCTTCAACCCAACGACGTCAATTATCTATCAGCTTTCCTCAAGCAGCTCCGTGACGCTGAAAGTCTACGATGTTCTTGGACGGGAAGTTAAAATTTTGGTAAATGAGGTTGAAGAGCCCGGAAGATATCGAGTTGAGTTTGATGCGAGCAATCTTTCCGGCGGGACATACTTTTATCGTTTGATGGCGGGAGATTTTTCGCAAACAAAAAAAATGTTACTGCTTAAGTAG
- a CDS encoding MFS transporter produces the protein MADTRANKITPAFWVPTLYFAEGLPFVTINVVSVLMYKSMKVPDAQIAFFTTLVILPWTLKPFWGPLLEMFKTKKYFVLATQFIGGVGFGLLALTLRLPNFFQWSLVLLAIIAFNGSTHDIAADGVYINSLTEKEQAKYVGWQGAFYNVAKVLSQGAFVYIAGRLEITIGVVQAWMLVMAVFGGILILLSLYHSRMLPIGGEAGQVKTARETFATFWDVVKTFFGKRYIAWGIAFIILYRFAEGQAMKIVPLFMRADRVAGGLGLSTSQIGIIYGFFPPAAFILGSMLAGYFISKRGLKKSLVVLCTFFNIPFVVYCFLSFMQPTDLFTVGTAVVFEYFGYGFGFVGLTLYMMQQIAPGKYKMAHYAFATGVMNLGLMIPSALSGFISDFLGYKNFFLWVMVATIPSFLVAWRVPFREVGAEASAEIATEQVCS, from the coding sequence ATGGCTGATACCCGTGCAAACAAAATCACCCCTGCCTTTTGGGTGCCGACATTGTATTTTGCCGAAGGTCTTCCGTTTGTCACCATCAACGTGGTATCGGTCTTGATGTACAAGTCGATGAAAGTGCCCGATGCACAGATTGCCTTTTTCACGACGCTGGTAATTTTACCATGGACACTCAAGCCTTTCTGGGGACCGCTCCTCGAGATGTTTAAGACAAAAAAATATTTTGTTCTGGCAACGCAATTCATAGGAGGGGTCGGATTCGGATTACTCGCTCTTACTCTGAGACTTCCAAATTTTTTTCAATGGTCTCTTGTGCTCCTTGCCATAATTGCATTCAACGGATCGACCCATGATATTGCTGCAGACGGAGTGTATATAAATTCCCTCACTGAAAAAGAACAGGCCAAATACGTCGGTTGGCAGGGGGCGTTTTATAATGTGGCTAAAGTATTGTCTCAAGGCGCATTCGTGTATATCGCGGGAAGACTTGAAATTACCATCGGGGTTGTTCAGGCATGGATGCTTGTCATGGCTGTTTTCGGAGGAATCCTGATTTTGCTAAGTCTATATCACTCAAGGATGCTTCCTATTGGAGGAGAGGCGGGACAAGTCAAGACCGCACGGGAGACATTCGCAACCTTCTGGGATGTCGTGAAGACATTTTTTGGAAAAAGATACATCGCGTGGGGGATCGCATTCATTATTCTTTACCGGTTTGCCGAAGGACAGGCGATGAAAATTGTCCCGCTTTTCATGAGAGCAGATCGTGTCGCAGGCGGGCTCGGACTCTCAACTTCACAGATCGGAATCATCTATGGTTTTTTCCCGCCGGCGGCATTCATTCTCGGTTCGATGCTGGCAGGTTATTTTATATCAAAGAGAGGATTGAAGAAGTCGCTCGTTGTTCTGTGCACGTTCTTCAATATTCCGTTTGTTGTTTACTGTTTTTTATCCTTTATGCAGCCGACAGATCTGTTTACGGTCGGGACGGCTGTCGTGTTTGAATATTTTGGATACGGATTTGGCTTCGTCGGGCTTACACTTTATATGATGCAGCAAATTGCACCGGGAAAATACAAGATGGCACATTATGCTTTTGCAACAGGTGTGATGAATTTAGGTCTAATGATTCCTTCTGCTCTGAGCGGTTTTATCAGCGATTTTTTGGGTTATAAAAATTTTTTCTTATGGGTCATGGTTGCAACGATTCCATCTTTTCTCGTAGCGTGGCGCGTACCGTTCAGGGAGGTAGGGGCTGAAGCGTCAGCGGAGATTGCGACGGAACAGGTTTGCAGTTGA
- a CDS encoding glycosyl hydrolase family 18 protein, which yields MIRTGTGIIIGLVAMFYAANAQTKEIVAYYPEWGAKYNRYYAKDIEKRGAANKLTVLIYAFAEPGPDSAGIIIPQFMNPFEAYQRTYSAGMSIDGEADDSTQQLRGQFNQLKKLKTRHPNLKVLISIGGWDGSKYFSDAMVTSKSRDEFADAIIDRYIVGNLPVVNTAGGKGAASNIFDGVDIDWEYPIDGGLPDNHCNPNDKDNLTAFYALLRKKFDSIDPHLIITGAVPSSEKYARHYNIKDDQKYLNWYNLMTYDYAGEWTQTTNHHANLLTSIRDYSAIPSSMDKSVHLFIDSFDVNSRKIVPGAAFYGHGWKNVDPANDGLYQHGEGITLSDSEANSRDYSYRRSSFLRGFEYQWDTLAMAPWVYSKKDRVFWTFDDAKSIALKSRYVDAYHLGGIMCWEISGDDSSGTLIDAMYSGEMADVNIEHTHLCKGFPSVELYLMSKHDQFTEGANIVLNTKVIDRKAPVVKVEFFVDDKSIGYDDEAPFDWVWFKAGRGRHKIKAVATDTAGNEQMSNEITVMIKDTQR from the coding sequence GTGATAAGAACGGGAACGGGAATTATCATCGGACTCGTGGCGATGTTCTACGCCGCGAATGCTCAGACAAAAGAAATCGTTGCATATTATCCCGAATGGGGAGCGAAATATAACCGGTATTATGCGAAGGATATTGAAAAGAGAGGAGCCGCAAATAAGCTCACGGTTTTGATATACGCTTTCGCTGAGCCTGGTCCTGATTCCGCAGGAATCATAATCCCTCAATTCATGAACCCTTTTGAAGCGTACCAACGAACTTATTCTGCCGGCATGAGTATCGATGGTGAGGCTGATGACTCGACGCAACAGCTCCGGGGTCAATTTAACCAATTGAAAAAATTGAAAACTCGGCATCCGAATCTAAAGGTATTGATTTCCATTGGCGGCTGGGATGGATCTAAATATTTTTCAGATGCCATGGTAACTTCAAAGTCACGAGACGAATTTGCTGACGCGATAATTGATAGATACATTGTCGGAAATCTCCCGGTCGTGAACACTGCAGGTGGAAAAGGTGCGGCTTCAAATATTTTCGACGGCGTCGATATTGACTGGGAATATCCAATTGACGGAGGACTTCCTGACAACCATTGTAATCCTAATGACAAAGACAATCTTACCGCGTTCTATGCGTTGCTGCGGAAGAAATTTGATTCGATCGATCCCCATCTCATTATTACCGGCGCAGTTCCGTCATCGGAGAAATACGCCAGGCATTACAACATTAAAGATGACCAAAAGTACCTTAACTGGTACAACCTTATGACTTACGACTACGCCGGCGAATGGACGCAGACGACAAATCATCACGCTAATCTGCTTACCTCCATAAGAGATTATTCAGCAATTCCATCATCGATGGATAAGTCTGTTCACTTGTTTATTGATTCATTCGACGTGAATAGTCGAAAGATTGTCCCTGGTGCTGCTTTTTACGGTCATGGATGGAAGAATGTTGATCCGGCAAACGACGGCTTATATCAACATGGAGAAGGAATTACGCTGAGTGACAGCGAAGCCAACTCGCGAGACTATTCATACCGGCGTTCGTCGTTTCTCAGAGGGTTCGAATATCAATGGGACACGCTTGCAATGGCGCCATGGGTTTACAGTAAGAAAGACCGTGTGTTCTGGACTTTTGATGACGCGAAATCGATCGCGTTGAAATCCCGGTACGTTGATGCGTACCACCTTGGTGGAATCATGTGCTGGGAAATTAGCGGCGATGACTCCTCTGGTACTCTTATCGATGCGATGTATTCTGGTGAGATGGCCGACGTTAATATCGAGCACACCCACCTCTGCAAAGGTTTTCCATCAGTTGAATTATACTTAATGTCGAAGCACGATCAGTTTACCGAAGGTGCCAATATCGTCTTGAATACAAAAGTGATAGATCGGAAGGCACCGGTAGTTAAGGTGGAATTTTTCGTCGACGATAAATCTATCGGGTACGATGATGAAGCTCCATTTGATTGGGTCTGGTTTAAAGCCGGCCGTGGAAGACACAAAATCAAAGCTGTCGCAACGGATACTGCCGGGAACGAGCAGATGTCTAATGAAATTACTGTTATGATTAAGGATACTCAACGTTAA